The Staphylococcus simiae genome includes the window AACCAAATTAACGAGGTGTCTTATGTATAAAGATTATAACATGACTCAACTTACACTACCAATGGAAACTTCAGTAAAAATTCCTCAAAATGATATTTCAAGATACGTTAATGACATAGTTGAAAGCATACCAGATAGAGAATTCGACGAATTCAAACATTATCGTGGTGCGACTTCATATCATCCAAAAATGATGTTAAAAATTATTCTATATGCCTACACACAATCTGTATATTCTGGAAGAAAAATAGAAAGATTACTCAATGATAGTCTTCGTATGATGTGGTTGTCTCAAAATCAAACACCTTCATATAAAACAATTAATCGATTCAGAGTCAATCCTAAAACAGATGCCTTAATTGAATCTTTATTTATCCAATTTCATAGTCAGTGTCTAAAGCAAAATCTTATTGATGACCAAGCTATTTTTATCGATGGAACCAAAGTCGAAGCTGATGCCAATAGATATACGTTCGTATGGAAGAAAAGTATTTTAAATTATGAAACAGATATAAACGAAAATTCAAAAACAATCTATCAAGAATTAGTAAAGGATAAAATTATACCAGAGATTATAGAAGATAAAGATACTGATTTATCAAAAGAAGATATTGATTTAATCGGTAGTCACTTGGATAAAGAAATCGAAGATTTAAATCAACAAATTGATAATGAAACACAACCAGAACTAAGAAAGCAAACTCGTCAAAAAAGAACTAAAATAAAAAAAGTTAAAAAGAAATTTGATGATTATTCTGACCGAAAGTCGAAGTACGAAGAACAAAAAGCAATTCTTCAAGACCGTAATAGTTATTCTAAAACAGACCATGACGCTACTTTTATGAGAATGAAAGAAGATCATATGAAAAATGGACAACTTAAACCAGGATACAATTTACAAATAGCGACAAATTCGCAATTTGTTTTATCATATAATGTCTACCAAAATCCAACAGATACTAGAACTTTAATACCATTTTTAACTTTAATTAAAGAAACCTACGGTTATTTACCTGAGTATATTGTCGCTGATGCTGGTTATGGTAGTGAACAAAATTACATGGCTATTATCGATGATTTTAATAGAACACCATTGATTACATATGGAATGTTTATTAAAGATAAAACTAAAAAATTTAAAAGTGACATTTTTAATACTCAGAACTGGGATTATGATGAAATCAACGATGAATTTATTTGTCCAAATCAAAAACGATTAGGATTTAAACGATATGCTTATCGTAATGATAAATATGGATTCAAAAGAGATTTTAAATTATATGAATGTGATGATTGTACAGATTGTCCACTCAAACATCAATGTATGAAATCAAAGTCAAAAACAAATAAAAAAATAATGAAGAATTATAATTGGGAGTATTTTAAATCTCAAGTAAATCAAAAGCTTTCTGAGCCAGAAACGAAAAAAATCTATAGTCAAAGAAAAATTGACGTAGAACCTGTTTTTGGATTCACGAAGGCTATTTTGGGGTTCACTCGAATGTCAGTTCGAGGACTCGATAAGGTTAAACGTGAACTTGGATTTGTATTAATGGCAGTTAACATAAGGAAGCTAGCAGCTCAAGGAGCTGTTTATTTCAAAATTAATAATGAAAAAGACAATTTCTATCAATTTTCAATAGAAATTGTCTTTTTTACTTTCACCAAGAACTTAATGTCCCAGGCTCTTAGGGAGTGGGATAGAAATAATTGTTTCATAACAAATTATTTCGTAATCCCACCCCGGCAAGACTGACTAGGTTTGTAAAACGTTGATTTATCAACATTTTACAAACCAGACAGTTACTGCCAAATGCTTGAATTTAAGTGTGACATGTTTTTGTCCCAGACTCTATACAGTTGTATGACAATAACAACTGTATTTTTCTATTTTAATAATTAGAAGCTCTAGCGCTATTGCTACTTTTGGCAACAATTATATTCCTTTTTCTACACGCTCGATTACTACAAGAGTTATAGACTTATCTCCTAAAAAAGCCAAAACTTTATTTTTTCTATTATTTGCTTTAAAATGTGTTGTTGAGTTTTTATATTATTTTATACTTTTATTTACTGAAGGGTTATGTATATCATGAGTTCTATCAAGGAGACAATTATTGTTGCTTTTGCATTTGTAGGTGTCGTAGTAGGTGCTGGTTTTGCTACTGGACAAGAGATTTTCCAATTCTTCACTAGCCATGGTTCATACAGTATCATCGGTATTATCGTTACTGGTATCATCGTTACTTTTGGTGGCATTATTGTCATGCAAACGGGATATCAACTTCAATCTACTAATCATACAAATTCTATTCATTATTTTTTACATCCATTCATCGCTAAATTATTTGATATTATTTTAACGGTATTTCTACTGTCATTAGCCATCATTATGACAGCTGGTGGTGCTGCAACGATACATCAAAGTTTCAATTTACCCTATTGGCTTAGTTCGCTAATCATTGTCATCAGTATAGCTGCTACTTTATTTTTAAAATTTGATCGTTTAATAGCAGTACTTGGGGGTGTCACACCGTTTTTAGTAGCAATTGTCACAATTATAGCTATCTATTACTTCACCAATGGCTCAATGGATATTCAGTCTGCTAACCAATATGCATCAGAACATCAATCTGCAACCTTTCACTGGTGGTTTGATGCTATCAATTATGCTAGTTTACAAATCGCTGCTGCCTTTAGTTTCCTTTCAGTCATGGGTGGAAGACTTAAACATCGTCAATCTGCTTTTTATGGTGGTTTACTAGGTGGATTATTAATCACTTTTCTACTATTAATGATTAATTTAGGATTACTGACGCAATTTAACCAAATTAAGCATATACCTTTACCAGCTTTATTATTAGCTAATCATATTTCACCATCGATTGGCTTAATTATGTCAGTGATCATGATACTCGTTATCTATAACACTGTAGTAGGATTAATGTATGCGTTTGCTACACGCTTTAGTCACCCATTTTCAACACGTTATTTTATGTTGATTATTGCAATGGCCGTATTAACTTATATTTGTACTTTTATAGGCTTTATTTCTTTAATTGGTAAATTATTCCCATTAATGGGCATCTTTGGATTTATTTTACTCATTCCAATTTTTTATAAAGGTGTTATTAATCACCTTTCCAACTCAAAAAAAGCTGATCGTCCGTCTGACAAAAGACGTTAACGACCAGCTTTTTTCTTATTAATTGTCTAATACTTGTTGCCCTGCTATTAAACCTTGTTGTGTAATTTCATGACTATTAACCCATACTTCAGTCACATTAGCACCTCGTGATTGAAATAAATCAATCACATGTTGACTACCTTCAAGTGTAACCATTGGATCATTTTCACCCATTGATAGCAATACCGACACATCACTCATATCTTTATTGTCAGCAATATCTAATGGGTATAATGGTGCATATAATAATGCCTTTTTAAAAGGTGCATCTGGGCGTAACATTAAATTAATAGCAATGTTAGAGCCGTTTGAGAATCCGACTAGTACGGCCTTTTCAAGATCAAAATCATACGTTTCAGCCGCTTCTTTAATAAAATTCAGCAATTCTTGGCCTCGGTATTCAAGATCCTCTAAATCATAAATACCATCACCTAATCTCTTAAAATAACGATTCATGCCATTTTCAGAAATTTGTCCTCGAATACCTAACAAATTGTAATTAGGATTCAACGCTTCACCTAAAGGTAATAAATCATGTTCATCGCCACCCGTACCGTGTAATAAAATTAGCGTTGGTGACTCGTGTTTACCTGGTTTAAATATATGTTTCATATCATTATCCTCCAATCCTTTTAGTCATTTCTCATACTTAATCATGCTGTCTTGTTGTATCGAATGCTCTGATTTCTGATTCAATATAATCTCTTTTACTTTCTAAAAATGGTGGTAATGATAAACTTTCACCTAATGTTTCATAAGGTTCATCGCCCATAAATCCAGGGCCATCAGTTGATACTTCTATTAAAATATGACCTACTCGTGCATATAATGCTTCAAAGAAGAAACGATCTACTAGACCAGAATTAGATAAGCCAATTTCTTCATATTTATCAGCCCATGCTTGAATTGCATCATGATCACTTACTCTAAATGATACGTGATGAACTTCACCATAACCTTGTCGTGCTACAGGGCTTTCAGTATCTTTTCTTAATATGACTTGTCCGCCATTACCACCTTCGCCAACTTCCAGTAATGCAACATCTTCTTCACTCACAATAGTAGTCATACCATAAACAGTTTCTAAAATATTTTTAAAGTCTTCGAAGTAGCTTACTGTAATTTCGATAGGACCTAAACCATAAATAGCTTTATCTTGTGGTACTGGACCATTTTTCCAAGGAATACCAGGCGCTACACCTTTATTATTTTCATCTGAAATAAGTTGATACACTTGTCCATCAGATTCCTCAAATGGCAATACTTTTTTACCAAATAATTCTTGAATACCATCATGTTTTACACCATAGTCATTAAAACGTTGTGCATAATATTCTAGCGCTGCATCATTAGGCACACGGAATGATGGTCTAGAAATTGAATTTGTACCTGAATGACCTTGTGGAATATCAGGGAAATCGAAGAATGTCATATCTGTACCAGCAGAACCAACATCATCTGCAAAGAAAGTATGATACGTATAAATATCATCTTGGTTTACTGTTTTTTTAACTAATCTCATACCTAATACATCTGTGAAAAATTTATAGTTACGTTCCGCATCATCTGTAATAGCAGTAACGTGGTGAATTCCTAATAATTGAGTATTGTTTGTCATAATAAATGCCTTCTCTCTTTTGTAATTTATTTCTAATTCGAGATAATTCTCGCTAATTTTTTAGTGCACGATTTACACTTTGGTAGATTGTGCACTTAATTTCTTAAAAGCCTGTTGTAAGATCATTAATTCGTCGTCTGTTAATACTCCAAATGCTTCAGTTAACGTTGCAGCGTGTTGTGGAAAAATAGTAGCCATTTGTTGTTGTCCATAGTCAGTCAAACAAGCCATATAAACCCTTTTATCTGTAGTATCTTTCTGACGCGTGATCCATCCTTTATTTTCAAGTTGTGCCACAACATACGAAATACTACTGCTTGCGATTAATACTCGGTCTCGAATACGTTGAATAGGTTGCGGCCCTTTATTATAGAGTAATTCTAGAACTGCAAACTCAGTAATATTCAAACCATATCGCTTAGCATCTTCTTTAGTGATTTGTTCTAGCTTATCTAATGCTCTATTCATACCTACAAAGGTGTTAAGTGATTGCTTAGTTCGCTCCATTTCACCACCGCCTTTCTTATTTATTTCGATTTCGAGATAAATTATATACCTAGTATTTTATATTGTCAACACCTTAGCTTATGCTGTCGTCAAAGCTACCACATCAACGATTGTACTGAAACAATAAAAACAGAGGCATCAGATACCCCTGTTTAGTTTAATTCATACTGTGCTATGTCAGTATGTTGTTTAATCATTCAATGCTTGTTGTAATGAACGAATATTTTTCTTCATTAATGATTGATATGTTATATCTTGATTTTGTTCTTCTTTAGTTAAGGTTGCCATATTATGGAAACTTAAAGGTTCTGTATTCGTCTCTTTCTTTATAACATCAGTAACTTTTGATGAAATATTCTGCTCATATAATACATACGGCATCTTAGCATCTTTAATATCGTGAACGATGCTCAATACTTTTTTCTGACTAGGTTCTTCATCATTCATGCCGTTGACACCCTCTTGTTCAAAGTCATAACGTTTAGCTAAGTATCCAAGAGAATCATGAGAAATAATTACTTTATGACGTTTAGCATGTTTAGTTGCTTTTACTAATTGTTCGTTAATATGTTCTAGGTCTTTATCCACTTTTTTATAATTATCTTCATAATATGAACGATGCTTAGGATCTTGTGCTATTAATTTATTTTTAATTTCTTTGGCAAAAGTGCGTTCTACTACTGGATCTAGCCAAATATGAGGATCATACTCTGAATGTTCATCTTCATCAGCTTTTAATAATTGAGAAGACTTCAATGACTCAGCTAAAGGTAATTTCATCTCTTTATTATTAATAGACTTAGCAATTTTACCAGCAACTGGATCCATTTTGTTACTAGAATAAATAAATAAATCTCCCTTAGCAATTTGTAACATATCTTTTTGCGTTGGTTCATAAGAATGAATGTCTGCACCCGCAGGATATATTGATTTTACTTCAGCATATTTACCACCAATTTGAGACGTGATACTTTGAAATGCAAATGTCGTAGTAAAGATTTTCATTTTATTTTTTTCACTAATATTATCTTTGTTATGTTCGTTATTATTACCACAAGCAGCTATACTTATCGACATGATCAACAATGCTGCAATTAATACTATTTTTTTCAATCAGATGTCCTCCAAAGCGTAATTATTCCGTATTCAACTATATGTTAATTGACTTTAAAATGCAATATAAATAATTAGAATCGTCATATTTACATAACACTGATTCAAAACAATTTTTAACATCATTAAACACATGCAAGGTTTGGTTCATAAAAACAAGGGAATATATAATATATATAAGGAGTTGATACAATTATGAGTATTGAAATTAAACAAGGTCATAATAAATTTTACGTTGGTGACAATGAAGACCAACCGCAAGCAGAAATCACATTTAAATATGTAGATAATAATGAAATTGATATTAATCATACTGGTGTATCAGATGAATTAGGCGGCCAAGGTGTAGGTACGAAGTTAGTTAAAGCTGTAGTACAACATGCACGTGACAATAATCTTAAAATTATTGCAACTTGCCCATTTGCTAAAAATGTTTTAGAAAAAGATGATACTTTCCAAGATGTTTATTTAGGATAATAAGCATTTACCAAAGTGTCTGTGACAAACAACATTGATAGTTAATATAGTGTGGTTGTAAGTAACTGACTGAATGATGAAAATGATGATAAATCAGATACTGCTGGAGTGGGACTACGAGATAAATTTCCGAAAATTTATTTCATAGACCCACTCCTTTTTTATTTTTTACTATACTTTTATATTTCAAAGTAGTATACTTTTTATATTAAATAATATAAATATACTAGAGAAAGAAATTGAGGCGACTTATTATGGCTTTTCATGATATAACAGCAACACAAGTAACAAATATTAATTTAAATGTTAAAGACTTAAATCTGATGACAGACTATTATACAACTATTTTAGGATTCTCAATAAAAGAACAGGATGACAATAAAGTCATATTAGCTGTTGGCAGTGGTGGTCACACAATCACTTTACAATTATTAGTAGACGGACGTGAGCCTTCTCCTCGCGAAGCCGGCCTCTTCCATATCGCATATTTACTACCAACCACTGAAGACTTAGCTAACTTTTTATATTTTGTAGCTCAAAAAGGTATGGGAATGGGTGCTGGAGATCATCTTGTCAGCGAAGCTTTATATTTTAATGATCCAGAAGGTAACGGTATTGAAGTTTATCATGATAGACCTGCTGATGAATGGCAATGGGAAGATGATAAAGTTAAAATGGATACGTTAGAAGTTGATGGCGAAGCACTGATTCAACAACGTACATTAGATGGTTGGCAAGGTATGCCCGATGGCGCTATGATAGGTCATTTACACCTTAAAACACATGATTTAGATGATGCGCGTCATACTTACATTGATCAATTAGGATTAGAACATATTTCCGTGTTACCGCGTGCTTTATTTATGTCTACGAATCATTATCATCACCATATGGCTGCCAATATGTGGCAATCTAATCAAAAACGTCTAGATAATCAGTCAAGTTATGGTTTAACTCATATTGATATTTATAAACCTAATGTTGATGAATACAACTTCAATGCACCTGAAGGATTTACGATTACGGTTCATTCAAATACAGATCTAGTTCCAGTTAAATCATAGTAACAAGGCCACCGTGCATTACTCATAATATCGAGTATGCAGAGTGGCCATTTTTTCATTATTATGTTATTCAATCCACTCAATAACGTCTTCTTGTGCTTGACGTGTTTTTTCTTTAGGGGGATCATCTTGTCTATAACCAAATGCTACCATAACAGAAAGACCGAATTGTTCTGTATCTACTATACCTTTGTTAGCAAGTATATCAGTCACTTTATCTAAATCAAATCCTTCCATTGGACATGAATCAATACCTAATAATGCAGCTGTTGTCATCATATTTCCTAAAGCAATATACGTCTGTTTACTTGCCCAATCATATAATGTGCGTTCGTTATCATTGATATGAAACCCTGTTTGGAAATCATCATATTTTTGTTCCACAGCTGGAATTGTCGACGCTTCATATTGTTTAATATCTCTAATCATATGTTGTACATGTTTAGATTTAGAAGTCACATTTTTACGCGCTAAAATTAACACAAAATGGCTCGCAGTCGCCAATTGCTTAGCTGCTCCCCAACTATACGCTTTTAACTCATCTCGTAACACTTGATCTTGAATAACTAAAAACTTCCATGGCTCTAAACCAAGTGAACTTGGCGATAATCTTGCCGCTTCTAAAATAGTATCGAAATCTTCTGTAGCTATTTTTTTATTTGAATCAAATTGTTTTGTTGCATGTCTAAAATTAAATGCATCAATAATCGTTTGATTAATATTATTCATTGAACATACCCTCCAACATGTCATTTGTATTCAAATTATAAGTTAGAATTGACAAAGTCGAAAGTAATTGGTTTTGTGTTTGATATTGTATATTAAATAACCTATTCATACGTTTTAACCGTCATTTTAAATTTTATACAATAACAACAACTATTTTAATTGTGAGAGATTTTTATTATTGTGGTTTTAGAAAAGTATTGATGGCTAGTAAGACGTCGTTTTTCAAGCTGTCTTGTAACTCGTCTCTATAATTATACTCGTGTGCATTTAGATTTAACGCGCGTATTTGTACAGTATCAATCACACCTGTAACTAATCGCTTTTTAGATTTAACTTCTATATCGGTTGGAAATTTCGGTTCACGACTTGTGATTGGCAAGATCCACACAAAATTTGTGCCTTTAATTGTCATATCGTTGTTGATGACTAAACATGGTTGTATCTTTTGCTTTTCGCGACCTTTTGTTGGGTCTAGGTCGATGTATAAAATGTCGAATTGCTTAACACTCATATTTCTCTACCGATACTTTCGCCAAAATCAATTTCAGATTTGATATACTTACCACCGTTTTTAAAGAAATTGGTAATTTTATCTTCAATTGTTTCTTCTTTCTTCTTGATGAATATACCATCATTCATCTGTTGTACTTCAACTTTATCTCCTATTTCAAAATGAATTAGTTGGAGTGTTTGTTTGCTTAAACTAAGCGCTTTACTATTGCCTGATTTAAAGACACGTTCATTGGTTTTATTTATATCATTTGTTTTAGCCATGTGTATCATCTCCTATCTTCTCGTATTATATCGCTCGTACTTACTCACGTAAATACATTATATATAAGGTTCCAATAGTTTATTTAATACCTTAATAATTACATATTGGAGATAATTTGATTATGAATAATTATATGATTCGATAACACAATATGATTAACAAATGTAAACAACACAAAGAATTGGAAAATAAGTGGGTCCAGCAGTAGTTTTAGAATTTGTGGAATAATTAAAGGATACGTACGCATTCAAAATAATACTTGAAGTTTTAAACATACCCAAACCGACATATTATAGATGAAAAATGAATCAAAATAAACTCTATTGCTAAAAAAGCCATTGATTTATGTTAAAACAACAACTATATCTACATTTATCGTAAAGTTACAGCGTTAATTAATCACTAATCATCTACACCTATTCATCATAAAAGCGTTCAGGGAATTATGCATGGAACAATGTGCTCAATTGCTTTAATAACATTGTAATTTATCCTGTAGAAAAATACATAGATTATCATAAATTGAGAATTCAACAAATACTAGGCTACTTTTTCCTATAGATTTTAGAAAATTAGCAGCCTGGAATATAGTGTTTTTATTAATTTCTCAATTTAATGATTTATTTTAATTGTGATTATTTTCACAATTAACTTTTTATGTTACAGTATAGATATAACGAAGTTTAAATTTTCTAATAAAAAGGGGTTTTTAATAATGACAAGAATTATGTTCTTTGGTACACGCGATTATGAGAAAGATATGGCACTTAATTGGGCTAAAAAACACAATATCGACGTAACGACTTCTACAGAACTTTTATCTAGTGATACGGTTGACCAACTTAAAGATTATGACGGTGTAACAACAATGCAATTTGGTAAACTTGAAGAAGATGTTTATCCTAAATTAGAAGAATATGGTATTAAACAAATTGCACAACGTACTGCTGGATTCGATATGTATGACTTAGATCTTGCCAAAAAACACGATATTATTATTTCAAATATTCCAAGTTATTCACCAGAAACAATTGCTGAATACTCTGTATCTATCGCTTTACAATTAGTACGTAAATTCCCACAAATTGAGCGTCGTGTACAAGAAAATAACTTTACTTGGGAAGCTGACATTGTGTCTAAACCTG containing:
- a CDS encoding GNAT family N-acetyltransferase; protein product: MSIEIKQGHNKFYVGDNEDQPQAEITFKYVDNNEIDINHTGVSDELGGQGVGTKLVKAVVQHARDNNLKIIATCPFAKNVLEKDDTFQDVYLG
- a CDS encoding NAD(P)H-dependent oxidoreductase, with the translated sequence MNNINQTIIDAFNFRHATKQFDSNKKIATEDFDTILEAARLSPSSLGLEPWKFLVIQDQVLRDELKAYSWGAAKQLATASHFVLILARKNVTSKSKHVQHMIRDIKQYEASTIPAVEQKYDDFQTGFHINDNERTLYDWASKQTYIALGNMMTTAALLGIDSCPMEGFDLDKVTDILANKGIVDTEQFGLSVMVAFGYRQDDPPKEKTRQAQEDVIEWIE
- a CDS encoding VOC family protein, producing MAFHDITATQVTNINLNVKDLNLMTDYYTTILGFSIKEQDDNKVILAVGSGGHTITLQLLVDGREPSPREAGLFHIAYLLPTTEDLANFLYFVAQKGMGMGAGDHLVSEALYFNDPEGNGIEVYHDRPADEWQWEDDKVKMDTLEVDGEALIQQRTLDGWQGMPDGAMIGHLHLKTHDLDDARHTYIDQLGLEHISVLPRALFMSTNHYHHHMAANMWQSNQKRLDNQSSYGLTHIDIYKPNVDEYNFNAPEGFTITVHSNTDLVPVKS
- a CDS encoding AbrB/MazE/SpoVT family DNA-binding domain-containing protein; the protein is MNKTNERVFKSGNSKALSLSKQTLQLIHFEIGDKVEVQQMNDGIFIKKKEETIEDKITNFFKNGGKYIKSEIDFGESIGREI
- the mhqR gene encoding MarR family transcriptional regulator MhqR, with protein sequence MERTKQSLNTFVGMNRALDKLEQITKEDAKRYGLNITEFAVLELLYNKGPQPIQRIRDRVLIASSSISYVVAQLENKGWITRQKDTTDKRVYMACLTDYGQQQMATIFPQHAATLTEAFGVLTDDELMILQQAFKKLSAQSTKV
- a CDS encoding type II toxin-antitoxin system PemK/MazF family toxin, which produces MSVKQFDILYIDLDPTKGREKQKIQPCLVINNDMTIKGTNFVWILPITSREPKFPTDIEVKSKKRLVTGVIDTVQIRALNLNAHEYNYRDELQDSLKNDVLLAINTFLKPQ
- a CDS encoding metal ABC transporter solute-binding protein, Zn/Mn family, giving the protein MKKIVLIAALLIMSISIAACGNNNEHNKDNISEKNKMKIFTTTFAFQSITSQIGGKYAEVKSIYPAGADIHSYEPTQKDMLQIAKGDLFIYSSNKMDPVAGKIAKSINNKEMKLPLAESLKSSQLLKADEDEHSEYDPHIWLDPVVERTFAKEIKNKLIAQDPKHRSYYEDNYKKVDKDLEHINEQLVKATKHAKRHKVIISHDSLGYLAKRYDFEQEGVNGMNDEEPSQKKVLSIVHDIKDAKMPYVLYEQNISSKVTDVIKKETNTEPLSFHNMATLTKEEQNQDITYQSLMKKNIRSLQQALND
- the mhqD gene encoding methylhydroquinone degradation carboxylesterase MhqD, which codes for MKHIFKPGKHESPTLILLHGTGGDEHDLLPLGEALNPNYNLLGIRGQISENGMNRYFKRLGDGIYDLEDLEYRGQELLNFIKEAAETYDFDLEKAVLVGFSNGSNIAINLMLRPDAPFKKALLYAPLYPLDIADNKDMSDVSVLLSMGENDPMVTLEGSQHVIDLFQSRGANVTEVWVNSHEITQQGLIAGQQVLDN
- the mhqE gene encoding ring-cleaving dioxygenase MhqE; translation: MTNNTQLLGIHHVTAITDDAERNYKFFTDVLGMRLVKKTVNQDDIYTYHTFFADDVGSAGTDMTFFDFPDIPQGHSGTNSISRPSFRVPNDAALEYYAQRFNDYGVKHDGIQELFGKKVLPFEESDGQVYQLISDENNKGVAPGIPWKNGPVPQDKAIYGLGPIEITVSYFEDFKNILETVYGMTTIVSEEDVALLEVGEGGNGGQVILRKDTESPVARQGYGEVHHVSFRVSDHDAIQAWADKYEEIGLSNSGLVDRFFFEALYARVGHILIEVSTDGPGFMGDEPYETLGESLSLPPFLESKRDYIESEIRAFDTTRQHD
- a CDS encoding IS1182 family transposase, with the protein product MYKDYNMTQLTLPMETSVKIPQNDISRYVNDIVESIPDREFDEFKHYRGATSYHPKMMLKIILYAYTQSVYSGRKIERLLNDSLRMMWLSQNQTPSYKTINRFRVNPKTDALIESLFIQFHSQCLKQNLIDDQAIFIDGTKVEADANRYTFVWKKSILNYETDINENSKTIYQELVKDKIIPEIIEDKDTDLSKEDIDLIGSHLDKEIEDLNQQIDNETQPELRKQTRQKRTKIKKVKKKFDDYSDRKSKYEEQKAILQDRNSYSKTDHDATFMRMKEDHMKNGQLKPGYNLQIATNSQFVLSYNVYQNPTDTRTLIPFLTLIKETYGYLPEYIVADAGYGSEQNYMAIIDDFNRTPLITYGMFIKDKTKKFKSDIFNTQNWDYDEINDEFICPNQKRLGFKRYAYRNDKYGFKRDFKLYECDDCTDCPLKHQCMKSKSKTNKKIMKNYNWEYFKSQVNQKLSEPETKKIYSQRKIDVEPVFGFTKAILGFTRMSVRGLDKVKRELGFVLMAVNIRKLAAQGAVYFKINNEKDNFYQFSIEIVFFTFTKNLMSQALREWDRNNCFITNYFVIPPRQD
- a CDS encoding YkvI family membrane protein; the encoded protein is MSSIKETIIVAFAFVGVVVGAGFATGQEIFQFFTSHGSYSIIGIIVTGIIVTFGGIIVMQTGYQLQSTNHTNSIHYFLHPFIAKLFDIILTVFLLSLAIIMTAGGAATIHQSFNLPYWLSSLIIVISIAATLFLKFDRLIAVLGGVTPFLVAIVTIIAIYYFTNGSMDIQSANQYASEHQSATFHWWFDAINYASLQIAAAFSFLSVMGGRLKHRQSAFYGGLLGGLLITFLLLMINLGLLTQFNQIKHIPLPALLLANHISPSIGLIMSVIMILVIYNTVVGLMYAFATRFSHPFSTRYFMLIIAMAVLTYICTFIGFISLIGKLFPLMGIFGFILLIPIFYKGVINHLSNSKKADRPSDKRR